In Acinetobacter sp. TGL-Y2, a genomic segment contains:
- a CDS encoding 5-(carboxyamino)imidazole ribonucleotide synthase codes for MYKTIGIFGGGQLGRMMAQAALPLNIQCTFFEASTDCPSAALGQVFSSKAENGLAKFIQSADVFSLEFENTPLADVDVLSKSKDLYPPRQALAIAQHRLSEKALFDELNIPVAPYKAVDSLEDLKQAITDLGLPIVLKTATGGYDGKGQFVLRQHDQIDQAWAELGPAGSLIAESFVIFSREVSIIAVRGQNGEVKTWPLAENHHHNGILSHSIVPAPNSADLQPAAQDYITRLLNHLNYVGVLTLELFVTDKGLYANEMAPRVHNSGHWSIEGSVCSQFENHVRAVAGLPLGSTDVIRPTVMVNIIGQHPKSEDVLALNGAHLHLYNKTEREGRKIGHITLMPTDSAELTTLCQQLATILPNPLALTQDIII; via the coding sequence ATGTATAAAACCATTGGTATTTTTGGTGGTGGTCAGCTTGGTCGCATGATGGCGCAGGCAGCATTACCCCTCAATATTCAGTGTACTTTCTTTGAAGCAAGTACAGACTGCCCTTCCGCGGCTTTAGGTCAGGTGTTTTCAAGCAAAGCTGAAAATGGCTTGGCTAAATTTATTCAAAGTGCAGATGTTTTTAGTCTAGAGTTTGAAAATACGCCGTTGGCTGATGTTGATGTATTGAGCAAAAGCAAAGACCTCTATCCACCACGCCAAGCCTTAGCGATCGCGCAGCATCGTCTGTCTGAAAAAGCCTTGTTTGATGAACTCAATATTCCAGTTGCGCCGTATAAGGCAGTTGATTCATTAGAAGACTTAAAGCAAGCCATTACAGATTTGGGTCTACCGATTGTTTTAAAAACCGCAACTGGCGGTTATGACGGTAAGGGACAATTTGTACTGCGTCAACACGATCAAATTGATCAAGCATGGGCGGAACTTGGTCCTGCAGGTTCACTGATTGCTGAAAGCTTTGTGATCTTCTCGCGCGAAGTGTCGATCATTGCGGTACGTGGTCAAAATGGTGAGGTCAAAACGTGGCCTTTGGCGGAGAACCACCACCATAATGGCATTTTATCGCATTCGATTGTGCCTGCACCAAACAGCGCAGACTTACAACCTGCGGCGCAAGACTACATCACTCGCCTACTCAATCATTTGAATTATGTCGGCGTGTTGACGCTTGAGCTGTTTGTCACAGATAAAGGCTTATATGCCAATGAAATGGCGCCTCGTGTGCATAACTCTGGGCATTGGTCAATTGAAGGTTCAGTTTGCTCACAATTTGAAAATCATGTCCGTGCTGTGGCAGGTTTACCGCTGGGTTCAACTGACGTGATTCGCCCTACAGTGATGGTGAACATCATTGGTCAACATCCGAAATCTGAAGATGTTTTGGCTTTAAATGGCGCACATCTGCATTTGTATAACAAGACCGAGCGTGAGGGTCGTAAGATTGGACACATCACATTAATGCCAACAGATTCAGCTGAATTAACCACGCTGTGTCAACAATTGGCAACGATTTTGCCAAATCCACTGGCTTTAACTCAAGATATAATCATCTAA
- the purE gene encoding 5-(carboxyamino)imidazole ribonucleotide mutase: MNAAASQDTPLVGIIMGSQSDWATLEHTANMLKQLGVPFEAEVVSAHRTPDRLFEYAEQARGRGIQVIIAGAGGAAHLPGMCAAKTDLPVLGVPVKSSILNGVDSLLSIVQMPAGIAVGTLAIGPAGATNAAIMAAQILGLTRPEIAKNVADFRDAQTEKVASKNIPGQI, from the coding sequence ATGAATGCGGCCGCTTCACAAGACACACCTCTCGTTGGAATCATCATGGGTTCTCAGTCAGACTGGGCAACCCTCGAACACACTGCCAATATGTTGAAACAGCTTGGCGTACCCTTTGAAGCTGAAGTGGTTTCCGCGCACCGTACGCCAGATCGTTTATTCGAATATGCTGAACAAGCACGTGGTCGTGGTATTCAAGTGATTATTGCGGGTGCAGGTGGCGCAGCGCATTTACCGGGGATGTGTGCCGCAAAGACTGACCTGCCTGTATTGGGTGTTCCAGTAAAATCATCTATTTTAAATGGTGTTGATTCATTGCTGTCGATTGTTCAGATGCCTGCGGGTATTGCTGTCGGTACGCTTGCAATTGGTCCTGCTGGTGCAACCAATGCGGCGATTATGGCAGCGCAAATTTTGGGTCTTACTCGCCCTGAAATTGCAAAAAATGTCGCAGATTTCCGTGATGCACAGACTGAAAAAGTCGCAAGCAAAAATATTCCAGGTCAAATTTAG
- a CDS encoding DMT family protein codes for MLFWPLFLLVIANCFMTLAWYGHLKFLPHDAPLWQAILFSWVIALFEYGLMIPATRMLSQHGWAVGQMKITQEVVTLLVFVPFMVFMFKQPFKLDYIWAALCLCGCVYFVFRTP; via the coding sequence ATGTTGTTTTGGCCTTTATTTCTTTTGGTGATTGCCAATTGTTTTATGACTTTGGCTTGGTATGGTCATTTAAAATTTTTGCCGCATGATGCACCGCTCTGGCAAGCCATTTTATTCAGTTGGGTGATTGCTCTGTTTGAATATGGCTTGATGATTCCTGCTACACGTATGCTCTCTCAACATGGTTGGGCTGTCGGACAAATGAAGATCACACAAGAAGTGGTTACTCTACTGGTTTTTGTTCCCTTTATGGTTTTTATGTTTAAACAACCGTTTAAGCTTGATTATATTTGGGCTGCTCTATGCTTATGTGGTTGTGTTTATTTTGTATTTCGTACGCCATAA
- the mpl gene encoding UDP-N-acetylmuramate:L-alanyl-gamma-D-glutamyl-meso-diaminopimelate ligase: MHLHILGICGTFMGSLALLARDLGHQVTGSDANVYPPMSTQLENAGITLMQGYDRSHLQPNPDLVIVGNAMKRGIDAVEYMLDQGLTYISGPQFLADHVLQGKHVLGVAGTHGKTTTTTMLAWVLDQAGLEPGFLIGGVPLGFTESARLGGGQYFCVEADEYDSAFFDKRSKFVHYHPKTAILNNLEFDHADIFDDLAAIQKQFHHLVRTIPSQGRIIAPVTESNIDEVLEQGCWTPVVRTSLDVHENAEIYAEQLSADGSHFKVLKNGIVKGTVQWSMTGQHSVANALATIAAAEHVGVSIETACKALSNFGGVKRRMELLDTVKGIEVFDDFAHHPTAIETTLDGARKRLGERKLWAIIEPRSNTMRMGSHKDGLAYSARLADEVIWYQPEGLDWDLQPVIDAAPNKAKVARTLDDIIETVVRSAGEGDAVVIMSNGGFGGLHRKLIAALQE, from the coding sequence ATGCACCTGCATATTTTGGGTATTTGTGGCACTTTTATGGGATCTTTGGCACTGCTTGCGCGTGACCTAGGTCATCAAGTGACAGGATCAGACGCAAACGTTTATCCACCCATGTCAACCCAACTTGAAAATGCAGGCATTACTTTAATGCAAGGTTATGACCGTAGTCATTTACAGCCCAATCCTGATTTAGTCATTGTGGGCAATGCCATGAAACGTGGGATTGACGCTGTGGAATATATGCTGGATCAAGGTTTAACTTATATTTCAGGGCCGCAGTTTTTAGCCGACCATGTATTACAAGGCAAGCACGTTTTAGGTGTGGCTGGTACACACGGTAAAACCACGACCACCACGATGCTGGCATGGGTACTGGATCAGGCAGGTTTAGAACCGGGCTTTTTAATTGGCGGTGTGCCATTAGGTTTTACTGAAAGTGCCCGTTTAGGTGGTGGTCAATATTTTTGTGTAGAAGCAGATGAATATGATTCTGCTTTCTTCGATAAGCGTTCGAAGTTTGTGCATTACCATCCGAAAACGGCTATTTTAAATAATCTTGAATTTGACCATGCCGATATTTTTGATGATTTGGCTGCCATTCAAAAACAGTTCCACCATTTAGTGCGTACTATTCCAAGCCAAGGTCGTATTATTGCGCCTGTGACAGAAAGTAATATTGATGAAGTATTAGAGCAGGGCTGTTGGACACCTGTGGTACGCACTTCTTTGGATGTACATGAAAACGCTGAAATCTATGCAGAGCAACTTTCTGCCGATGGTTCACATTTCAAAGTCCTCAAAAATGGGATTGTAAAAGGTACCGTGCAATGGAGCATGACAGGCCAGCATTCGGTTGCCAATGCTTTGGCGACGATTGCAGCGGCTGAGCATGTGGGTGTTTCGATTGAGACCGCCTGTAAAGCGCTCTCGAATTTTGGTGGCGTGAAGCGCCGTATGGAACTGCTTGATACCGTCAAGGGCATTGAAGTGTTCGATGACTTTGCACACCATCCGACTGCAATTGAAACGACTTTAGACGGTGCGCGTAAGCGTCTAGGTGAGCGTAAGCTTTGGGCAATTATTGAACCACGTTCGAACACTATGCGTATGGGCAGCCATAAAGATGGTTTGGCTTATTCTGCACGGTTGGCAGATGAAGTAATTTGGTACCAACCTGAAGGTTTGGACTGGGACTTACAACCTGTGATTGATGCTGCTCCAAATAAAGCCAAAGTTGCACGGACCTTAGATGACATTATTGAAACTGTGGTTCGAAGTGCAGGCGAGGGTGATGCCGTCGTCATCATGTCTAATGGTGGTTTTGGGGGGTTGCATCGTAAATTGATTGCGGCTTTACAAGAATAA
- a CDS encoding BLUF domain-containing protein has product MLLQLCYASRRTEFQNDLLQDLSEILAKARAFNRSQNIYGVLYYAEGIYFQCLEGESEVVKALFDNIYKDSHHHDIHRFPDREIGKSHFSQWSMKYVNQHGKVAKFFEKKRL; this is encoded by the coding sequence ATGCTTTTACAACTTTGTTATGCAAGCCGTCGTACTGAATTCCAAAATGATCTATTACAGGATTTAAGTGAAATTTTAGCCAAAGCTCGTGCTTTTAATCGTTCTCAAAATATTTACGGTGTACTTTATTATGCTGAAGGAATTTATTTTCAATGTTTGGAGGGAGAATCAGAGGTTGTAAAAGCACTATTTGACAATATTTACAAAGATTCTCATCATCATGATATTCACCGTTTTCCTGATCGTGAGATTGGAAAAAGCCATTTTTCACAATGGTCGATGAAATATGTCAATCAGCATGGAAAAGTCGCTAAGTTTTTTGAAAAAAAAAGGCTTTGA
- a CDS encoding IS630 transposase-related protein, with product MPEIYSVDLREKVMQFYQENNHKSHTYKTFKISWTTLDDWIFLQNTTGELKQPKINAGRPTKIKDMDVFKHFVQTTEFSQVKDLIPLFEQKFGYPILYSTLLKAIHRLGWTRKKRVFSTSKPIK from the coding sequence ATGCCTGAAATATATTCAGTGGATTTACGTGAAAAAGTCATGCAGTTTTATCAAGAAAACAATCACAAATCACACACATATAAAACTTTCAAAATATCTTGGACCACTTTGGATGACTGGATCTTTCTTCAGAACACTACTGGAGAATTGAAACAGCCTAAAATCAATGCAGGTCGACCCACTAAAATCAAGGATATGGACGTTTTCAAACACTTTGTTCAAACTACTGAATTTTCTCAAGTGAAAGATCTCATTCCTTTATTTGAACAAAAGTTTGGGTATCCAATCCTTTACTCAACCCTATTAAAAGCCATTCATAGGCTTGGTTGGACACGTAAAAAAAGAGTTTTCTCTACAAGCAAGCCGATAAAATAA
- a CDS encoding transposase family protein: MKYIDSKKLSDYQFKRYTGISWSTFYSMVEQLKMNIPAKGRPPKLSLEDQVLLCLSYWREYRTLFHVATSYGVSEPTASRIVRHVEECLIQSKLFNLPKALPEGGGIDWNVVIVDATEIPIQRPKKTEEKL; this comes from the coding sequence ATGAAATACATCGATTCAAAAAAGCTTTCTGATTATCAGTTCAAGCGATATACAGGCATCTCATGGTCAACCTTCTATTCAATGGTTGAGCAATTGAAAATGAATATCCCTGCCAAGGGCAGACCACCCAAGTTAAGCTTGGAAGATCAGGTTCTGCTCTGTCTTAGTTATTGGCGGGAATACCGAACTTTATTTCACGTTGCGACGAGTTATGGGGTTTCAGAGCCGACAGCTTCAAGAATTGTACGTCATGTTGAAGAATGCCTGATTCAGTCTAAATTGTTTAATTTACCCAAAGCTTTACCCGAAGGCGGAGGCATTGACTGGAATGTTGTGATCGTGGATGCCACAGAAATTCCAATACAAAGACCCAAAAAAACAGAAGAAAAGCTATAG
- a CDS encoding transposase, which yields MPQKFQYKDPKKQKKSYSGKKKTHTFKVQAIIHYKTQQILSLCSSRSAVHDFELFKRNLKQIPLGAFILVDKGYQGIYIVYSIACCHSKPKGAVNWILN from the coding sequence ATGCCACAGAAATTCCAATACAAAGACCCAAAAAAACAGAAGAAAAGCTATAGCGGTAAGAAAAAGACGCACACCTTTAAAGTACAGGCCATAATTCACTATAAAACTCAGCAAATTCTGAGTTTGTGTAGTAGTCGCAGTGCAGTACATGATTTCGAGCTATTCAAACGAAATTTAAAGCAGATACCTTTAGGGGCTTTCATCCTTGTAGATAAAGGCTATCAAGGGATTTATATTGTGTATTCTATCGCCTGTTGCCATTCAAAGCCAAAAGGCGCTGTAAACTGGATCCTGAACTAA
- a CDS encoding transposase family protein, with protein MPFKAKRRCKLDPELKRYNREINKRRIGIEPVFGSLKKFKILSERYRNRGKRLGLRFNLIAGIYNFELSKK; from the coding sequence TTGCCATTCAAAGCCAAAAGGCGCTGTAAACTGGATCCTGAACTAAAACGTTATAATCGTGAAATCAATAAAAGAAGAATCGGAATTGAGCCTGTATTCGGCAGTTTAAAAAAGTTTAAGATTCTTTCGGAACGTTATCGAAACCGAGGCAAAAGATTGGGCTTGAGATTCAATTTAATTGCTGGAATTTATAACTTTGAGCTGAGTAAAAAATGA